A single region of the Nicotiana sylvestris chromosome 6, ASM39365v2, whole genome shotgun sequence genome encodes:
- the LOC138870879 gene encoding uncharacterized protein, which translates to MYGRRCRSPIGWFEVGEAELIGPDLVHQAMKKVKIIKERLKTAQSRQKYYSDVRRNDLEFKEDDWVFLKVSPKNGIMRFEKKGKLSLRYVGPYRIIQRIGQVAYKLELRPDMSMVHPVFHASMLRKVVGDPSSIVPVETIEVSEVFSYEDVPVAILDRQVRKLRNKEIASVKVLWRNHQFEKATWEAEDEMKK; encoded by the coding sequence atgtatggtaggagatgtaggtctcccattgggtggttcgaggttggagaagcggaattgatagggccggacctcgtgcatcaggccatgaagaaagtcaagattattaaggagagattgaaaactgctcaaagtcGCCAAAAATACTATTCGGATGTGCGTCGAAACgatttagagttcaaagaagatgattgggtatttctgAAGGTTTCCCCTAAGAATGGCATCATGCGGTtcgaaaagaagggaaaattaagtctgaggtatgtcggaccgtacagaatcattcagaggattggtcaggttgCATACAAGCTTGAGCTGCGACCCGATATGTCAATGGTACACCCAGTCTTTCATGCGTCCATGTTGagaaaggtagtgggagatccgtcctctattgtgccagttgagacTATTGAGGTTAGTGAAGTGTTTTCATATGAAGatgttccagttgccattcttgataggcaagttcggAAATTGAGGAACAAGGAAATTGcatccgtgaaagtgttatggcgaaaccATCAATTTGAaaaagccacttgggaagccgaggatgaGATGAAAAAGTAG